The nucleotide window CCGTGACTCCGGAGATTCCGGCAGTTCCTCGTCGCCCACCCCCAGCGCGGTCAGAATGTCGTCCGTGTCATCCACACCCATGTTCGAAAACTGTGAGGTCACTTCCTTTATTATTTTGGGTGAACGACTCCCGATCGGTCAGCAAAAAGTTACGAGAGGTCTTGGAACGCGCCGACGAAATCGTCGTGGTCGGAGAGCGTTTCCCGTGCGCCATCGACGGAGTTACGAAGCGTTTCGACCTCCGATTGAAGTCTTCGATATTCGTCGTTGTCGGCGAGTTCGTCCGCTGTCTTTTCGGTTTCGAGCACTGCCTTCTTCGAAACCAAAGAGAAGTACTGCTGCATCTGGTCGTCGTATTCGACGCGCGTGAGCATCCCCTCGACGGTCGTGTAGAGGTCGTCTTTGGAAACCGGTTTGACGAGGTAGTCGTCGAACCCCATCTCGATGATGTCGAAGTCGGGTTTGACAGCAGTGACCATCACGACGCGGGAACGCAAATCGCGGCTGCGGAGTTCTGCGAGCACTTCGTCGCCGGACAGACCGGGCATCCGTCGGTCGAGGAGAACGACGTTCACCTCGTCGTCGAGTAGGTCTAGCGCCTCGTGCCCTTCGTAGGCCCGTCGAACATCGAAGGAAACCTCTAGCCACGTCGCATAGAGGTCCGTCACGTCTTTCTCGTCATCGACGACGAGAATCGTTGGTTCGTCAACAGCCATAGTTGATCACAGGTGTCCAAGTTTTTCCAGCGGGGACAGTTTGTTAATGAATCATTCGCCATAGCATCTTTATATCTTGTGGTTACGGAATCCGAGAATAGCTAAATATATTTCGTCGCTTGTGTATATTCTATACGAATATCTCTCACCGAAATAAATAACTAGTTCGGGTTCGAAGTGGGGAACGGAATGTCGAAAACCAGTGGTCGTTTTTGCCGGACGCTCCGGCAGTAACACAACCCCCGAAGAACGATTCGAACGACTTCTCGAACTGCCACCGAGTGCGAAACTCGTCTACCGGGTTCTCCAGGAGAACGCGCCCCAGACCCAGCGACAGGTGCGCGAAGA belongs to Haladaptatus cibarius D43 and includes:
- a CDS encoding HalX domain-containing protein produces the protein MAVDEPTILVVDDEKDVTDLYATWLEVSFDVRRAYEGHEALDLLDDEVNVVLLDRRMPGLSGDEVLAELRSRDLRSRVVMVTAVKPDFDIIEMGFDDYLVKPVSKDDLYTTVEGMLTRVEYDDQMQQYFSLVSKKAVLETEKTADELADNDEYRRLQSEVETLRNSVDGARETLSDHDDFVGAFQDLS